From one bacterium genomic stretch:
- a CDS encoding IS1595 family transposase: HLFLKECEWRFNNPDPKVQLAQVKQLVRDYLG, from the coding sequence TTCACCTGTTTTTGAAGGAATGCGAATGGCGTTTCAATAACCCTGACCCAAAAGTTCAATTAGCTCAGGTAAAACAACTGGTTAGAGACTATTTAGGCTGA